In Strix uralensis isolate ZFMK-TIS-50842 chromosome 10, bStrUra1, whole genome shotgun sequence, a single window of DNA contains:
- the TASOR gene encoding protein TASOR isoform X8 produces the protein MKSIYDHIGMKAMESTVKSALDPTPKHECHVSKNANKVTSLLAYRAYELTQYYFYEYGFDEIRRRPRHVCPYAVVKFTYKDEMVQVPKFLPPSRSNSFSTDRSTDKSNYTLWRGQLWNKGKLLCHVSLKSATRPFLPCKLPEKLEVEKVMSIDQLKKKVSPVLFYKETYLGAKEVLKNGMYCSLYEVLEKSRSGSHLEGLLQKLEKEKLVLVKPLLDRGFLFLLSPWQMMSPYDHQTGRPRMLHALFLFPEPRGIMSSTQKSVPLGTQKNSTTVVLHENREIIPEITKFIQALHFALIQSRKDTTADFNAVVEKYINEYVKRCCSGSGKYREFVLYRYESRLDEKKFLYSAPKNKSHIDSSLQNYIFRCEAYQLPVSRAKELMEGSRKLPQFSPISDYEVTEDDSDFASTKSGKRIHAKYEATAAKRKLPHSGDYDPDRLKELINLIQCRKKNVGGDSDSEDPRNKSGLKRKLEKQSENLRKYLKMSESSENSCQYEGGRTSDSPHSVLSVNTGLGGHDTDLRQQDVSDAAVTDTHGLIKLLSETLASAGHLDASLARSVNQALGLSADDIEEDMRQKYEYESIPAQDKDDHELPNTAQAENVTFKDPQSPGILETDVACLPYPADVDLRLSADEVGLEHTLRLKETSTGSVSSFEDYNPCPSTPIEHVYRRQHSNSNNVGEVGMHWKLIPITGLKSPEEPLVYLPPKDAFPNDPRVINRQRSSDYQFPCSPFSDTQKGTAEDGLYTRQVEKLEDQCGLADHPFTAKHSISAVIETTLLEEYNLFARKIQEILQQKNIAYVSGVSTPVFSARERIMRLSEYICLQASEVSVQEYIETLSEKLNSVILSSSYVRHTPPIYSSPESAEVVSNAALNPPPDTLPVCRDSDTTLLPEPLCNNLVEDLDSNEQRSSSLLLAKEGIDDVNAKPEDILTSDQTSASGDVMEPPEKTQKSPENLNISTQPAFSDFISQLKPEVFNSLVKIMKDVQKNTVKFYIHEEEESILCREIKEYLTKLGNTECHPEQFLKRAASDKLLIIIQNEDIANLIHKIPRLVTLKRLSCVSFAGVDSLDDVKNHTYNELFVSGGFVVSDESVLNPESITTDKLKQFLKFLEDLSTPDGKWQWKVHCKIQKKLKELGRMNANALSLLTLLNTYQKKHLVEILSYHNCDSQTRNAPELDCLIRLQAQNIQQRHVVVLTEKNLKRLSNYVDNGIVVATVDDFMKNFKSLVGYHDAVTEENSLPPSDAPKRQSVLVENDEKDEEDMSLDSEDETSQIEICSDASKYDAHLEALQAEAKGSHGADAKASCLSVTELSPEAQIGSMEKTSKTDFEEIQPITSVSTTCSAEGEKHNSVEQAPFNNFPAYSRQLNMSHQFSHFNVLTHQTFLGTTYPISSASQNQEGGNYFISAYSQSMDTEKSTSPGGWDINCDSSRPYSKQK, from the exons atgaaaagcatataTGACCACATTGGTATGAAAGCAATGGAATCAACAGTAAAGAGTGCGTTAGATCCAACACCAAAGCATGAATGTCATGTTTCAAAGAATGCAAATAAAGTAACCTCCTTGCTGGCTTATCGAGCCTACGAACTTACTCAG TACTATTTTTATGAATATGGCTTTGATGAGATAAGGCGAAGACCAAGACATGTCTGTCCTTATGCTGTCGTTAAGTTTACTTATAAAGATGAAATGGTGCAAGTACCAAAATTCTTGCCCCCATCAAG ATCAAACAGCTTCAGTACAGATAGAAGTACAG ATAAATCTAACTATACATTATGGAGGGGACAGCTTTGGAATAAAGGCAAACTTTTGTGCCACGTTTCCTTGAAATCAGCAACACGTCCTTTCCTTCCATGCAAGCT TCCTGAGAAGCTTGAGGTTGAAAAAGTTATGAGCATTGATCAATTGAAGAAAAAAGTTTCACCGGTGTTGTTCTATAAAGAAACTTACCTAGGAGCAAAAGAAG TGTTGAAGAACGGCATGTACTGTAGCCTTTACGAAGTTCTGGAGAAGTCCCGTTCTGGTAGTCACTTGGAGGGTTTACTTCAAAAACTAGAGAAAGAGAAACTT GTTCTTGTGAAACCACTTCTGGAcagaggatttctttttcttctttctccttggCAAATGATGTCCCCTTATG ACCACCAAACTGGACGGCCCCGCATGCTACATGCTTTGTTTCTGTTTCCAGAACCTAGAGGTATAATGAGCTCAA CACAAAAAAGTGTTCCATTGGGAACACAGAAAAATTCAACTACCGTGGTTTTGCACGAAAATCGGGAAATCATTCCAGAAATCACAAAGTTTATTCAGGCTCTACATTTTGCTTTAATCCAGTCTCGTAAAGACACTACTGCAGATTTCAATGCTGTTGTGGAAAAGTATATAAATGAGTATGTGAAAAGATGCTGTAGTGGCTCTGGAAAATATAGAGAATTTGTATTATATCGATATGAGTCACGGTTGGATgagaaaaaatttctttattctgctccaaaaaataaatctcatattGACAGCTCCTTGCAAAACTATATTTTTCGTTGTGAGGCATATCAACTACCTGTTTCTAGAGCTAAGGAATTGATGGAGGGAAGTCGGAAACTTCCACAGTTCAGTCCCATCTCAGATTATGAAGTCACGGAAGACGACTCTGACTTTGCCAGCACAAAAAGTGGGAAAAGAATCCATGCAAAATATGAAGCCACTGCTGCCAAGCGAAAACTGCCTCATTCTGGAGACTATGATCCCGATAGACTGAAAGAACTTATTAACTTAATCcagtgtagaaaaaaaaatgtaggtggAGATTCTGATTCTGAAGACCCTAGAAATAAAAGTGGTCTGAAAAGGAAGCTGGAAAAACAGTCTGAAAACTTGCGGAAATACTTAAAAATGAGTGAATCTTCAGAGAATAGTTGTCAGTATGAAG GGGGCAGAACCTCGGATTCGCCACACTCTGTTCTCTCAGTTAATACTGGTCTTGGTGGACACGATACTGACTTGAGGCAGCAAGATGTATCCGACGCTGCTGTTACTGACACACATGGCCTCATTAAACTGCTTTCAGAAACACTAGCTAGTGCAGGACACTTGGATGCATCATTGGCACGGTCTGTAAATCAAGCTTTAGGATTAAGCGCTGATGACATTGAAGAGGATATGAGACAAAAATATGAATATGAATCCATTCCAGCACAGGACAAAGATGATCATGAGCTTCCTAATACTGCTCAGGCTGAAAATGTTACCTTTAAGGACCCACAGAGTCCAGGGATACTGGAAACTGATGTGGCATGCTTACCTTACCCTGCTGATGTTGATCTACGGCTTTCAGCTGATGAAGTGGGCCTTGAACACACACTACGTTTAAAA gaaacaagCACTGGAAGTGTAAGTAGTTTTGAAGACTACAATCCCTGTCCTAGTACACCTATAGAACATGTGTATCGCAGGCAACATTCCAACTCAAATAATGTAGGAGAAGTTGGAATGCACTGGAAACTTATTCCAATTACAG GTCTGAAATCACCAGAAGAACCACTGGTGTATTTACCGCCAAAGGATGCCTTTCCTAATGACCCCCGGGTAATAAATAGGCAGAGAAGTTCTGATTATCAGTTTCCATGCTCTCCATTTTCAGACACACAAAAGGGGACAGCAGAAGATGGACTTTATACAAGACAAGTGGAGAAACTCGAAGATCAGTGTGGGCTAGCAGATCACCCTTTCACAGCTAAGCATTCCATTAGTGCAGTAATAGAGACTACACTATTAGAAGAATATAATCTCTTTGCAAGAAAAATTCAAGAAATTTTGCAGCAAAAGAATATTGCTTATGTTAGTGGTGTGTCCACACCAGTCTTCTCTGCCCGAGAGAGGATAATGAGACTTTCTGAATACATATGTTTACAGGCATCAGAGGTTTCTGTCCAAGAGTATATAGAGACACTGAGTGAAAAGTTGAATAGTGTTATTTTGTCGTCTTCGTACGTTAGGCATACTCCACCCATTTACTCTAGTCCTGAATCAGCAGAAGTGGTTAGTAATGCTGCACTGAATCCTCCACCCGACACGTTACCTGTTTGCAGGGACTCTGACACGACGTTGTTACCAGAGCCACTGTGTAATAACCTGGTGGAAGATCTGGATTCTAATGAGCAGCGTTCATCAAGCTTACTCTTAGCGAAGGAGGGAATAGATGATGTGAATGCTAAACCAGAAGATATTTTGACATCTGATCAGACCTCTGCCAGTGGTGATGTGATGGAACCACCGGAAAAGACACAGAAATCCCCAGAGAACTTAAACATTTCAACCCAACCAGCCTTTTCTGATTTTATAAGCCAGTTAAAACCTGAAGTATTTAACAGTTTGGTCAAAATTATGAAAGATGTACAGAAAAACACTGTGAAATTTTATATTCATGAAGAGGAGGAAAGCATTCTCTGCAGAGAAATCAAG GAATATCTTACAAAGTTAGGTAATACGGAGTGCCACCCAGAACAGTTCCTTAAAAGAGCTGCTTCAGATAAACTCCTGATAATTATCCAAAATGAAGACATCGCCAACCTCATCCATAAG ATACCTCGCTTAGTAACGTTGAAGAGGCTTTCCTGTGTCAGCTTTGCGGGTGTCGATAGTTTGGATGATGTGAAAAATCACACTTACAATGAATTGTTTGTGTCTGGTGGTTTTGTTGTGTCAGATGAATCTGTCCTTAATCCAGAGTCCATCACTACAG AtaaattaaaacagttcttaAAGTTTCTGGAAGATCTCAGTACCCCAGATGGGAAATGGCAGTGGAAAGTCcactgcaaaatacaaaaaaaactgAAAGAGCTGGGGAG AATGAATGCCAATGCCCTGAGTCTGCTGACCCTTCTGAACACCTATCAGAAGAAGCACTTGGTTGAGATTCTGTCTTACCATAATTGTGATTCTCAAACTCGAAATGCTCCAGAATTAGACTGTCTTATCAGGCTTCAGGCTCAAAACATACAACAGAGACACGTCGTCGTCTTAACAG AAAAGAATCTCAAAAGACTTTCAAATTATGTTGATAATGGAATAGTGGTTGCTACTGTTGATGActttatgaaaaattttaaaagtcttgtTGGGTATCACGACGCGGTTACTGAAGAAAACAGCCTTCCTCCCTCGGACGCTCCCAAAAGACAATCAG ttcttGTAGAAAATGATGAAAAGGATGAGGAGGACATGTCTCTGGATTCAGAGGATGAAACATCACAAATAGAAATCTGCAGTGATGCCTCTAAGTATGATGCTCATTTGGAAGCTTTGCAGGCAGAGGCCAAGGGCTCACATGGAGCAGATGCAAAAGCGAGCTGCTTATCAGTTACAGAGTTATCTCCTGAAGCACAAATTGGCTCGATGGAAAAGACTTCTAAAACTGACTTTGAAGAGATACAGCCAATTACTTCAGTTTCTACAACATGctctgctgaaggagaaaaacacaaTTCAGTTGAACAAGCTCCTTTCAATAACTTCCCAGCTTACAGTAGACAATTAAACATGTCCCATCAATTCAGTCACTTTAATGTACTCACTCATCAGACTTTTCTGGGAACAACATACCCAATTTCTTCTGCAAGTCAAAACCAAGAAGGGGGCAATTATTTTATATCTGCCTACAGCCAGAGCATGGATACAGAAAAGTCAACATCGCCTGGTGGTTGGGATATAAATTGTGATTCTTCCAGGCCatattcaaaacagaaataa